In Arthrobacter citreus, a single genomic region encodes these proteins:
- a CDS encoding segregation/condensation protein A, which produces MKQYEVKIDAFEGPLDLLLHLIQRFEIDIYDIPVSEITDQYVSYIHTMKELELDIASEYLVMAAELLAMKSKSILPNHEEQADWDAVLEEDPREELMNRLIIYKQFKEAAIVFQEKESERAMIFTRNPVDLSEYGPSPEDIVMPTDVTIYDMFGALQKLFKRKKLQEPLQTKIVREEISIEKRMDEIITFLKGIKKRTNFISLFPYNDKESIVVTFLAVLELMKTKEIIVEQEQNFSEIFLTSREVFEEKQAEVYL; this is translated from the coding sequence GTGAAGCAATATGAAGTTAAAATTGATGCATTTGAAGGGCCATTAGATTTATTACTTCATTTAATTCAACGATTTGAAATTGATATTTATGATATACCTGTATCTGAAATAACAGATCAATATGTTTCATATATTCATACAATGAAAGAATTAGAATTGGACATTGCAAGTGAGTATTTAGTGATGGCTGCTGAATTACTTGCAATGAAAAGTAAGAGTATTTTACCTAATCATGAAGAACAAGCTGATTGGGATGCGGTACTTGAAGAAGACCCTAGAGAAGAATTAATGAATCGATTAATTATATATAAGCAATTTAAAGAAGCGGCGATTGTATTTCAGGAAAAAGAATCAGAACGTGCGATGATTTTTACCCGAAACCCGGTTGACTTATCAGAATACGGACCTAGCCCAGAAGATATTGTGATGCCGACGGATGTAACGATTTACGATATGTTCGGTGCGCTCCAAAAGCTTTTTAAACGTAAAAAGTTACAAGAGCCGCTACAAACTAAAATCGTACGTGAAGAAATATCGATTGAAAAAAGAATGGATGAAATAATTACCTTCTTAAAAGGTATAAAAAAGCGAACTAATTTCATTAGTCTTTTCCCATATAATGATAAAGAAAGTATTGTAGTAACATTTTTAGCGGTTTTGGAGTTAATGAAAACAAAAGAAATTATCGTAGAACAGGAACAAAATTTTTCAGAAATTTTTCTAACATCACGGGAGGTTTTTGAAGAAAAGCAAGCTGAGGTGTACTTGTAA
- a CDS encoding DUF309 domain-containing protein, with product MVHYNKNERYIKYLCHFHFDHDFFECHEILEEQWKLELNEDYKKVWLGLIRLSVVLYHYRRRNFTGAKKLMRHVIAFSNDENLLAMAGLDSIHFNKIISELQLAIQNETDYTHFDLPLNDRELIRRYQNQKEHYSTFTEELINKHSTRDRSDVITERLKQLEIRRKI from the coding sequence TTGGTCCATTACAATAAAAATGAACGATACATAAAATACTTATGTCATTTCCATTTTGATCATGATTTTTTTGAATGTCATGAAATTCTTGAAGAACAGTGGAAGCTTGAGCTAAATGAAGATTATAAAAAAGTATGGTTAGGTTTAATTAGATTATCCGTTGTATTATATCATTATAGAAGAAGAAACTTTACTGGTGCAAAGAAATTAATGCGTCATGTTATTGCATTTTCTAATGATGAAAATTTATTAGCAATGGCCGGACTTGACTCTATTCACTTTAATAAAATCATTTCAGAATTACAGTTAGCTATTCAAAATGAAACAGATTACACACATTTTGATCTTCCACTAAATGACCGTGAATTAATCAGGCGTTATCAAAATCAAAAAGAACATTACTCAACATTTACTGAAGAATTAATAAATAAACATTCAACTCGTGATCGATCAGATGTTATAACGGAAAGATTAAAGCAGTTGGAAATAAGAAGAAAAATTTAA
- the spoVAE gene encoding stage V sporulation protein AE, whose protein sequence is MDFVNAFIVGGLICVVGQLLFDFTKLTPGHVMCIFVVIGSVLDGFGIYDKLIKFAGAGATVPITSFGHSLLHGAMSEANDHGFIGIGMGIFSLTSSGISAAILFSFIIALIFKPKG, encoded by the coding sequence ATGGATTTTGTTAATGCTTTTATAGTAGGTGGATTAATTTGCGTAGTAGGTCAATTACTTTTTGATTTTACAAAATTAACACCTGGTCATGTAATGTGCATATTTGTTGTAATCGGGTCTGTATTAGATGGTTTTGGTATTTACGATAAGTTAATAAAATTTGCAGGTGCAGGTGCAACCGTTCCAATTACAAGTTTTGGACATTCTTTATTACATGGAGCGATGTCGGAGGCAAATGACCATGGATTTATAGGGATCGGTATGGGAATCTTTTCTTTAACTTCTTCTGGAATTTCGGCAGCAATTTTATTTTCATTTATCATCGCACTCATTTTTAAACCAAAAGGTTAA
- a CDS encoding DUF1002 domain-containing protein, translating to MPLSVLADSVPGETIVTLGQNLSETQRQSLLAEMGAPSDARIVTVSNQEEHKYLDGTVPNAQIGTRALSSAMITIGEKNTGIVVQSNNISWVTNSMYTNALITAGLKDANIIITAPFEVSGTAALTGIMKAYELSSGQVIPDDVKKVANEEMVKTAELGDSVGNDKAVQLVAKVKEALAKNPNMSTDELKSLIDRLAKDLGITLTADQKASLMALFEKMKDLNINWDQVGNQLTKAKNKISEYLNTKEGQSFIQKLKDFFSALFDAILSFFK from the coding sequence ATGCCTTTGTCGGTATTGGCGGATTCTGTTCCTGGTGAAACAATCGTTACTCTTGGACAAAACTTATCTGAAACGCAAAGGCAATCATTATTAGCTGAAATGGGTGCACCATCTGATGCTAGAATTGTTACTGTTTCAAATCAAGAGGAACATAAATATTTAGATGGTACTGTACCTAATGCTCAAATTGGTACTCGAGCTCTTTCATCTGCTATGATTACAATTGGTGAAAAAAATACAGGCATCGTCGTTCAATCAAATAATATTTCATGGGTTACTAACTCAATGTATACAAATGCTTTAATTACAGCTGGTTTAAAGGATGCAAATATTATTATTACAGCACCATTTGAAGTATCTGGGACAGCTGCTTTAACTGGGATCATGAAAGCGTACGAGCTAAGTTCAGGTCAAGTTATTCCTGATGATGTTAAAAAAGTAGCGAACGAAGAAATGGTTAAAACTGCAGAACTTGGTGATTCAGTTGGTAATGATAAAGCAGTACAATTAGTCGCTAAAGTAAAAGAAGCGCTTGCTAAAAATCCAAACATGTCAACCGATGAATTAAAATCTTTAATTGATCGATTAGCAAAGGATCTTGGCATAACATTAACTGCTGATCAAAAAGCTAGTTTAATGGCTTTATTTGAGAAAATGAAAGATCTAAATATTAATTGGGATCAAGTTGGAAATCAATTAACAAAGGCAAAAAATAAAATCTCAGAGTACTTAAATACTAAAGAAGGTCAATCTTTTATTCAAAAACTAAAAGACTTCTTCTCAGCTTTATTTGATGCGATTCTTTCTTTCTTTAAATAA
- the spoVAD gene encoding stage V sporulation protein AD, producing the protein MALIGKQTWEFQNGVYVQASGTAVGPRENLGLLAGKFDYAYEDLHCNEDNWELAERALMRNAISTTLKKANKTVEDIDVFLAGDLLNQNVTANFMARELQLPFLCMFGACSTSMETTALGAQLIDSGYAKMTLAATSSHNATAERQYRYPTEYGGQKPDSATFTVTGAGSVLLSNKKSRIKVKCATIGTVQDLGLTDPFDMGSAMAPAAAYTIVQHFKDTNTTPDDYDFIVTGDLSAVGAPICDQLVREEGYDMSGKYNDCGLLIYDRKNQEVFAGGSGCACSAVVTYGHLFQELNKGTYKRILVAATGALLSPTMIQQKESIPTISHAVVFESC; encoded by the coding sequence ATGGCATTAATTGGGAAGCAAACATGGGAGTTCCAAAACGGTGTTTATGTTCAAGCAAGTGGAACTGCGGTAGGTCCAAGAGAAAATTTAGGTCTACTAGCTGGTAAATTTGATTACGCTTATGAAGATCTTCATTGCAATGAAGATAATTGGGAGTTAGCTGAAAGAGCGTTAATGAGAAACGCTATTTCAACAACACTAAAGAAAGCAAACAAAACGGTAGAAGATATTGATGTATTTCTAGCAGGGGATTTATTAAATCAAAATGTTACAGCGAATTTTATGGCTAGAGAATTGCAGTTGCCATTTTTATGTATGTTCGGAGCATGTTCAACTTCAATGGAAACAACTGCGCTCGGAGCCCAGTTAATCGATAGTGGTTACGCAAAAATGACATTAGCTGCTACAAGTAGTCATAATGCTACTGCAGAAAGACAGTACCGCTATCCAACAGAATATGGTGGGCAAAAACCAGATTCTGCAACATTTACAGTAACAGGAGCAGGTAGTGTGCTTCTTTCGAATAAAAAAAGCAGAATAAAAGTAAAATGTGCCACAATTGGTACAGTTCAAGATTTAGGCTTAACTGACCCATTTGATATGGGGTCAGCAATGGCACCTGCTGCAGCTTATACGATTGTGCAACACTTTAAAGATACTAATACGACTCCTGATGATTATGATTTTATTGTAACAGGTGATCTTTCAGCTGTAGGTGCACCAATTTGTGATCAACTTGTAAGAGAAGAAGGATATGACATGTCTGGTAAATATAATGATTGTGGATTGTTAATCTATGATCGAAAAAACCAAGAAGTATTTGCAGGTGGCAGTGGCTGTGCATGTTCAGCGGTTGTAACGTATGGTCATTTGTTTCAAGAGTTAAATAAAGGTACATATAAACGAATATTAGTAGCTGCAACCGGTGCTCTCTTGAGTCCTACAATGATTCAGCAAAAAGAGTCAATCCCAACAATTTCTCATGCTGTTGTTTTTGAAAGCTGCTAG
- a CDS encoding GNAT family N-acetyltransferase: protein MLIRYKKTYEKIAMGLLSFMPNEKTVKILVNTIKEYETNDDNHLFLWKLDDIVGIIGIQLLPDKVILIKHLSVNPSFRNQGIATSLYDAIRSQYTDYTIVTTQEIASFIEHCHTSLKVL, encoded by the coding sequence ATGTTAATTAGGTATAAGAAAACATATGAGAAAATTGCAATGGGCCTGCTTTCGTTTATGCCAAATGAGAAGACAGTAAAAATCTTAGTAAATACAATAAAAGAATATGAAACAAATGATGATAATCACTTGTTCCTTTGGAAATTAGACGATATTGTAGGGATTATTGGAATACAATTATTACCAGATAAAGTTATTTTGATTAAACATTTGAGTGTAAACCCTTCATTCCGAAATCAAGGTATAGCAACGTCACTTTACGATGCTATTAGATCTCAATATACTGACTATACAATTGTAACAACACAAGAAATAGCTTCATTTATTGAACATTGTCACACTAGTTTAAAGGTGTTATAA
- the sigF gene encoding RNA polymerase sporulation sigma factor SigF produces MDVEVKQDQPRAQLKDSELKALIKRSQDGDQQARDSIVGHNMRLVWSVVQRFINRGYEPDDLFQIGCIGLLKSVDKFDLSYDVRFSTYAVPMIIGEIQRFIRDDGTVKVSRSLKETNNKIRKAKEELSKTLGRMPTINEIATHMEITPEDVVLAQEASRAPSSIHETVYENDGDPITLLDQIADNHETNWFEKFALKEAIKQLDDRERLIVYLRYYKDQTQSEVAERLGISQVQVSRLEKKILQQMKDKIK; encoded by the coding sequence ATGGACGTAGAAGTCAAGCAAGATCAACCCCGTGCGCAGTTAAAGGATAGTGAATTAAAAGCGTTAATTAAGCGTAGTCAGGATGGAGATCAACAGGCTAGAGACAGCATCGTCGGGCACAACATGAGACTGGTATGGTCAGTTGTTCAGCGCTTTATTAACCGCGGATATGAACCAGATGATTTATTTCAGATTGGTTGTATCGGCTTATTGAAATCAGTAGATAAATTTGATTTATCTTATGATGTACGATTTTCTACATATGCTGTTCCGATGATTATTGGAGAAATCCAGCGCTTTATTCGAGATGACGGAACAGTTAAAGTAAGTCGTTCATTAAAAGAAACGAATAATAAGATTCGAAAAGCAAAAGAAGAACTAAGTAAAACGCTTGGAAGAATGCCGACAATTAATGAAATCGCTACTCATATGGAAATTACACCTGAGGATGTCGTACTTGCTCAAGAAGCAAGTAGAGCTCCTTCATCAATTCATGAAACGGTGTATGAAAATGATGGTGATCCAATTACATTGTTAGATCAAATTGCAGATAACCATGAAACAAATTGGTTTGAAAAATTTGCATTAAAAGAAGCGATAAAACAACTTGATGACAGAGAGCGATTAATCGTCTACTTAAGATATTACAAAGATCAAACTCAATCAGAAGTTGCTGAACGATTAGGAATTTCACAAGTACAAGTATCAAGGCTTGAGAAAAAAATTCTCCAACAAATGAAAGACAAAATTAAATAA
- a CDS encoding stage V sporulation protein AE, giving the protein MKKKRIIIVTDGDVYAHRSIEHLAKQFGGCTISQSQGNPTKFSGKKMVEIIMQAQKEPIFVLFDDSGFMGEGPGEKALKHVASDKHIEVIAALAVASNTHHQEWTKVDVSIDNEGDLTEYGVDKYGVPDIELGRINGDTVYNLDQLNIPLILGIGDIGKMGGRDDIAIGSPITRKAIEYILERSELS; this is encoded by the coding sequence ATGAAAAAGAAAAGGATCATTATCGTAACCGACGGAGATGTTTATGCACATCGGAGCATTGAGCATTTGGCAAAACAATTTGGCGGATGTACAATCTCGCAATCACAAGGTAATCCCACTAAATTTTCTGGTAAGAAAATGGTCGAAATCATAATGCAAGCACAAAAAGAACCAATATTTGTATTATTTGATGACAGTGGCTTTATGGGTGAAGGTCCTGGAGAAAAAGCTTTAAAACATGTAGCAAGTGATAAACATATTGAAGTTATTGCAGCACTAGCAGTCGCATCAAATACACATCATCAGGAATGGACCAAAGTTGATGTAAGCATTGATAACGAAGGGGATTTAACTGAATACGGTGTGGATAAATATGGTGTACCAGATATAGAGTTAGGAAGAATAAACGGTGACACTGTTTATAACTTAGATCAATTAAATATTCCATTAATTTTAGGGATAGGAGATATTGGTAAAATGGGTGGAAGAGATGATATAGCAATAGGGTCACCAATTACAAGAAAGGCGATTGAATACATCCTTGAGAGGAGTGAGCTCAGCTGA
- a CDS encoding cupin domain-containing protein: MRLDLDYTSPSIQYTYDLNKNNAFVKDNQNLINQLSVNELNSLDNLSLLDIFLSVSNVVEPHYHQNSSELVYCIAGSAVVSILNPYTKQLLNFPITPGQVANVPQGWWHYEIATVDNTHLLAIFNAPSPDVILFSDLLKLTPTNIVSHTYCLDENQWKTATESLQPSVFIGPPKNCNQQVQSRQGYGDQYNQNYYHQHFYQQRY, translated from the coding sequence ATGAGGTTGGATTTGGATTATACATCGCCAAGTATTCAATATACTTATGATTTGAATAAAAATAATGCATTTGTGAAAGACAATCAAAATTTAATCAATCAATTAAGCGTTAATGAGTTGAATTCCTTAGATAATTTATCTTTATTGGATATTTTTTTAAGTGTTAGTAATGTTGTTGAGCCACATTATCATCAAAATTCATCTGAATTAGTTTATTGTATAGCTGGGTCTGCGGTTGTCTCAATTTTGAATCCTTATACAAAACAGCTTTTAAATTTCCCAATTACGCCGGGTCAAGTTGCAAATGTTCCACAAGGCTGGTGGCACTATGAAATTGCAACTGTTGACAATACTCATTTATTAGCAATATTTAATGCACCTAGTCCTGACGTTATTTTATTTTCTGATTTACTGAAGTTAACCCCAACAAACATTGTATCGCATACTTACTGTCTAGATGAAAACCAATGGAAAACTGCAACAGAATCTTTACAACCTTCTGTATTTATAGGGCCTCCAAAAAATTGTAATCAACAAGTACAAAGCAGGCAGGGATATGGAGATCAATATAATCAGAATTACTATCATCAGCATTTTTATCAACAACGTTATTAA
- a CDS encoding spore germination protein: MIFVDKVEVHLYYVNGLTDTSFIQRFLDDLIGLEKVEKNKSMFKNIEDTIVHQSVEIVLTFEDVIKKVLSGLIVVLVDGEDKGIAIDVRSYPGRGPTEPDTERVVRGSRDGFTENIINNTGLIRRRIRDENLRNEILQVGESSKTDVCISYIEGIAHEELVTEIRDRITGIHVDGLSMTDKKLEEFILKQGYNPFPLVRYSERPDVIANHIIEGHVCIIVDTSPSVIITPATYYHHVQHAEEFRQTPAIGTFFRWVRYIGIFMSVFLLPFWLLLCNYPEVLPKSLAYIGPKETSNIPIYLQLIIADTGIEFLRMASIHTPNAVSTSMGIIAAVLIGQVAIDVGLFQPEVVLYTAVSMIGSYATPSYELALANKLSKFFILILTAILGVKGFMIGSTLLILFLVSLNTLNTPYFWPFIPFDGRAFWHLVIRTKASEKQHKKGGKTIGDATL, encoded by the coding sequence GTGATTTTTGTAGATAAAGTAGAAGTCCATCTATATTATGTAAACGGATTAACAGACACAAGTTTTATTCAAAGATTTTTAGACGATTTGATTGGTCTAGAAAAAGTTGAGAAAAATAAATCAATGTTTAAAAATATTGAAGATACGATTGTTCACCAATCAGTGGAGATTGTTTTAACATTTGAAGATGTTATTAAAAAAGTACTATCTGGTTTGATTGTCGTATTAGTAGACGGTGAGGATAAAGGGATTGCGATCGACGTTAGGAGCTATCCGGGGCGTGGTCCAACTGAACCAGATACTGAGCGAGTAGTACGTGGATCACGTGATGGGTTTACAGAAAATATTATTAACAATACTGGCTTAATAAGAAGACGTATTCGCGATGAAAATTTAAGAAATGAAATACTTCAAGTTGGTGAAAGCTCAAAGACAGATGTTTGTATATCATATATTGAAGGAATTGCACATGAAGAACTAGTTACAGAAATACGTGATCGAATTACAGGTATTCATGTAGATGGCCTATCAATGACTGATAAAAAATTAGAGGAATTTATTTTAAAACAAGGATATAACCCTTTTCCTCTAGTTAGGTATTCAGAAAGACCTGATGTTATTGCAAACCATATCATTGAAGGGCATGTATGTATTATCGTAGACACGTCTCCAAGTGTAATCATTACACCTGCAACGTATTACCATCATGTTCAACATGCTGAAGAATTCAGACAAACTCCTGCAATTGGAACATTTTTTAGATGGGTTCGATATATTGGGATTTTTATGTCGGTTTTCTTATTACCATTTTGGTTGCTCTTATGTAACTATCCAGAAGTTTTACCAAAATCTTTAGCTTATATTGGACCAAAAGAAACAAGTAATATTCCAATTTATTTACAATTAATCATTGCTGACACGGGGATTGAGTTTCTAAGAATGGCAAGTATACATACTCCAAATGCCGTATCCACATCGATGGGTATTATTGCAGCGGTGTTAATTGGACAAGTCGCAATTGATGTTGGACTATTTCAACCAGAAGTAGTACTATACACGGCAGTTTCAATGATTGGGTCATATGCTACTCCTAGTTATGAGCTTGCTCTTGCAAATAAATTATCCAAATTCTTTATATTAATTTTAACGGCCATACTCGGTGTTAAAGGTTTTATGATTGGTTCAACATTATTAATTCTGTTCTTAGTAAGTCTAAATACTTTAAATACACCATATTTTTGGCCATTTATTCCATTCGACGGTAGAGCCTTCTGGCATTTAGTCATTCGAACAAAAGCTAGTGAAAAACAACATAAAAAAGGTGGGAAAACAATCGGCGATGCGACACTTTGA
- a CDS encoding stage V sporulation protein AB: MIRELFIVFVGFSGGIAVGTGFVAFLSVIGIIPRLTQLTKTIEKIRAYEFAVILGAIFGCWISLRNTVFNLPSIFSVFFGLLAGIFIGMLAAALTEVLNVFPLLAKRIGIQKKIVYLLMAIALGKVFGSLFHWIYFIE; the protein is encoded by the coding sequence ATGATTAGAGAGTTGTTTATCGTATTTGTTGGTTTCTCAGGTGGAATTGCGGTTGGTACTGGATTTGTAGCGTTTTTATCAGTCATAGGAATTATACCGAGGCTAACCCAATTAACGAAAACGATTGAAAAGATCCGTGCTTACGAATTTGCCGTTATTTTGGGAGCAATTTTCGGCTGCTGGATTAGCTTGCGAAATACTGTTTTTAATTTGCCTAGTATATTTTCTGTTTTTTTTGGGCTTTTAGCTGGAATTTTTATTGGGATGTTGGCAGCAGCTCTAACGGAAGTTTTAAACGTTTTCCCACTTTTAGCTAAACGAATTGGTATTCAAAAAAAAATTGTGTATTTATTAATGGCAATCGCATTAGGGAAAGTTTTTGGATCATTATTTCATTGGATTTATTTTATAGAGTAA
- a CDS encoding DUF3907 family protein, with product MSNKMVEHQLKIVGNQLGIVGLECNLFLNKNSLPSFQHEDSKVDSNYLEKILSSLRRITVYCEDAKEVCEKILSGQFHKATAENTLHKIYHRCIAEFFSPKNDAWYENSRAAYTGNQAITFYKAVPTTIQDLFSSLEKVFQQMREELEYYETDYSTKQMQQYKQ from the coding sequence ATGTCGAATAAGATGGTAGAGCATCAATTAAAAATTGTAGGAAATCAATTAGGTATTGTTGGTCTAGAATGTAATTTGTTTTTAAATAAGAATTCTTTACCGTCATTTCAACATGAAGATTCAAAAGTGGATAGTAACTACTTAGAGAAAATCCTGTCGTCACTACGTAGAATTACAGTTTATTGTGAGGACGCAAAGGAAGTGTGTGAGAAAATTTTAAGTGGACAGTTTCATAAAGCAACTGCAGAAAACACATTACATAAAATTTATCACAGATGCATTGCAGAATTTTTCTCTCCTAAAAATGATGCGTGGTATGAAAATAGCCGTGCAGCTTACACAGGTAATCAAGCGATTACTTTTTATAAAGCTGTGCCAACTACCATTCAAGATTTATTTTCGTCATTAGAAAAGGTTTTTCAACAAATGCGTGAAGAACTTGAGTATTATGAAACGGATTACTCAACAAAGCAAATGCAACAATACAAACAGTAA
- a CDS encoding stage V sporulation protein AA, giving the protein MKKVLYIKLLNRVVVQVGKRVLLEDIARLQGINIDLSSIKNIIVHESKKEDGTHTVIDILELLPLIQEVDPDISFELVGVTMCILELKNTVSKDRFILFCFVWILLFTGSSLAIIYFHEDVSMQQVQQRIYYMITGEYNHKPLLLQVPYSFGLGIGMILFFNQWFKTRLNEEPSPLEVEMFQYQRSMDEYVLVNENKKPTKSVNTDD; this is encoded by the coding sequence ATGAAAAAGGTATTATATATTAAATTGCTTAATCGAGTTGTTGTACAAGTAGGTAAACGTGTACTTCTAGAAGATATTGCACGCTTACAAGGAATTAATATTGATTTAAGCTCGATTAAAAACATCATTGTACATGAATCAAAGAAGGAGGATGGTACTCATACCGTTATTGATATATTAGAGCTTTTACCGTTGATTCAAGAAGTTGATCCTGATATTTCGTTTGAGCTTGTTGGGGTGACAATGTGTATTTTAGAACTTAAAAATACTGTTTCAAAGGATCGTTTCATACTGTTTTGTTTCGTTTGGATCTTGTTATTTACTGGTTCGTCACTAGCTATTATCTATTTTCACGAAGATGTTAGTATGCAGCAAGTTCAACAACGAATTTACTATATGATTACTGGAGAATATAATCATAAACCTTTATTACTCCAAGTACCTTATTCATTTGGGCTAGGAATTGGGATGATTTTATTTTTTAATCAATGGTTTAAAACTAGATTAAACGAAGAGCCGAGCCCTCTTGAAGTCGAGATGTTTCAGTACCAACGCTCAATGGATGAATATGTGCTAGTAAATGAAAATAAAAAGCCAACTAAGAGCGTGAATACAGATGATTAG
- a CDS encoding YjcZ family sporulation protein — MSKGAVSPEFGGFGHGRSFALIVVLFILLIIVGCAFVC; from the coding sequence ATGAGTAAAGGTGCTGTTTCTCCAGAGTTCGGCGGTTTCGGCCACGGCAGAAGCTTTGCTTTAATCGTAGTATTATTTATTTTATTAATCATTGTTGGATGTGCTTTCGTCTGCTAA
- the scpB gene encoding SMC-Scp complex subunit ScpB — protein MEQENNFLGVLEGLLFVAGDEGISIVELSETLELNQSDVLELIETLRKEYEQPNRGLQIRILANRYKLTSKREHGEFFKKLVESPSNSSLSQAALETLAIVAYQQPITRTEIEDIRGVKTEKPIQTLVSKYLIKEVGRAEGTGRAILYGTTSEFLDYFGLKNIKELPPLPQDLKIEEVEAEADLFFSKFEKED, from the coding sequence ATGGAGCAGGAAAATAATTTTTTAGGTGTTTTAGAAGGTTTATTATTTGTAGCTGGCGATGAAGGGATATCAATCGTTGAGCTATCAGAGACACTAGAACTAAATCAATCAGATGTTCTAGAACTAATTGAAACCCTAAGAAAAGAATATGAACAACCTAATAGAGGTTTACAGATTAGAATTTTAGCAAATCGATATAAACTTACTTCAAAAAGAGAGCATGGTGAGTTTTTCAAAAAATTAGTTGAAAGTCCATCGAATTCTTCGTTATCACAAGCGGCATTAGAAACTTTAGCGATCGTTGCATACCAGCAGCCAATTACGAGAACAGAAATTGAAGATATTCGTGGAGTTAAGACTGAAAAACCAATCCAAACTCTTGTCTCAAAATATTTAATAAAAGAAGTTGGACGAGCTGAAGGTACAGGGCGTGCAATTTTATACGGAACAACTTCCGAGTTTCTAGATTATTTTGGTTTAAAAAATATAAAAGAATTACCACCTTTACCACAAGATTTAAAAATAGAAGAGGTAGAGGCAGAAGCAGACTTGTTTTTTAGTAAATTTGAAAAGGAAGATTAG
- the spoVAC gene encoding stage V sporulation protein AC, with protein sequence MNGKLKANYKENIKPYQPKKPVLKNCIKAFLVGGFICFLGECITKIYINYFNFTEKNVGDPTVATLVLISSILTGLGIYDKIGQFAGAGSAVPVTGFANSMTSAAMEHRSEGLVLGVATNMFKLAGCVIVYGVVSAYVVGILRYAFKVLF encoded by the coding sequence ATGAATGGAAAATTGAAAGCTAATTATAAAGAGAATATTAAACCATATCAACCTAAAAAACCTGTATTAAAAAATTGTATTAAAGCATTTTTAGTAGGTGGGTTTATTTGTTTTCTAGGTGAGTGTATTACAAAAATCTATATTAACTATTTTAATTTTACTGAAAAAAATGTGGGTGATCCAACGGTAGCTACTCTTGTTTTGATATCAAGCATTCTGACTGGATTAGGAATTTACGATAAAATAGGTCAATTTGCAGGAGCAGGATCGGCTGTTCCTGTAACGGGATTTGCCAATTCAATGACGAGTGCTGCAATGGAGCATAGAAGTGAAGGTCTCGTTTTAGGTGTTGCAACAAATATGTTTAAGCTTGCTGGATGTGTAATAGTATATGGCGTTGTGTCAGCATATGTAGTCGGAATCTTGCGCTATGCGTTCAAAGTATTATTTTAG
- a CDS encoding peptidylprolyl isomerase, whose translation MKKASITFENGEQLLIELFPEHAPGTVENFEKLIREGFYNGLTFHRVIPGFVSQGGDPNGNGTGGPGYKIKCETVGNPLKHKAGALSMAHAGKDTGGSQFFIVHDPQPHLDGVHTVFGQVIEGMDTVLRMRNGDVMQEVKVWDEE comes from the coding sequence ATGAAAAAAGCAAGTATTACATTTGAAAATGGTGAACAACTATTAATCGAATTATTCCCAGAGCATGCACCTGGTACAGTTGAAAACTTTGAAAAATTAATTCGTGAAGGTTTCTACAATGGATTAACATTCCATCGTGTAATTCCTGGTTTCGTATCTCAAGGTGGAGATCCAAACGGTAATGGAACAGGTGGCCCGGGATACAAAATTAAATGTGAAACTGTTGGTAACCCATTAAAACATAAAGCTGGAGCATTATCAATGGCACATGCTGGAAAAGACACTGGTGGAAGCCAATTCTTTATCGTTCACGATCCACAACCACATTTAGATGGAGTACACACTGTATTCGGTCAAGTAATTGAAGGTATGGACACAGTTTTAAGAATGCGAAACGGCGATGTTATGCAAGAAGTTAAGGTTTGGGACGAAGAATAG